The following nucleotide sequence is from Verrucomicrobiia bacterium.
ACAGCTTGTGGGACCGCGCGAACGGCCCCTCTGGAACTACCTAATGTGAGGGCACTTTTCGAGTTGATTTTCACCGGCGACGCACCCAGAATGATTCCATGATTTTGGCGATCTTGATGGTGTTGGGGGCGGGGATTTTCCGGCTGGCGGCACACGAGTTCCAGTGGTGGAACATCGCGCCGCTGGCCGCCATGGCCCTAGTTGGCGGCATGTACCTCGGACGCCGCTTTGCGCTGTGGGTGCCGCTGGCGGTGCTGGTGCTGACGGACATCATCCTCAACATGCAAATGGGTTACCCCGCTTTCTACTGGCCGCGCGCGTTTGATTATGGCGCGTTCCTGCTGGTCGGCCTGCTTGGCCTGTGGGCCCGTGGACGGAAACCCGGGGTCAAGATTGGCGCGGCGCTCGCGACGCCATTTCTTTTCTTCCTGGTCAGCAATTTCGCTGTCTGGCTGTTCGGATTGAATCTCGCAAACGCGCCCTACGTGAAGACGTTCTCTGGCCTGATGGAATGTTATGCCGCCGCCTTGCCGTTCCTGCGCGGCACCGTGATTGGTGACTGGGCCTTCATGGCCGTGTTCGCCTTGACGGCCGTACTCGTGCGGCATTTCTCGAGCGAACGCCAACACGAGTTGGCATCAGAAGTTCGGGTCTGAAATTTCGTCACTCCCCGATAATCTTCACGAGCACGCGCTTGCGGCGTTTACCGTCGAATTCACCGTAGAAGATTTGCTCCCAGGGGCCGAAGTCCAGTTCTCCACTGGTGAT
It contains:
- a CDS encoding DUF6580 family putative transport protein yields the protein MILAILMVLGAGIFRLAAHEFQWWNIAPLAAMALVGGMYLGRRFALWVPLAVLVLTDIILNMQMGYPAFYWPRAFDYGAFLLVGLLGLWARGRKPGVKIGAALATPFLFFLVSNFAVWLFGLNLANAPYVKTFSGLMECYAAALPFLRGTVIGDWAFMAVFALTAVLVRHFSSERQHELASEVRV